Proteins from a genomic interval of Halopseudomonas litoralis:
- the gabD gene encoding NADP-dependent succinate-semialdehyde dehydrogenase codes for MPPSELLRQQAYINGVWADAIDGNTQNIYNPATGELLGCVPVMRQQEARQAIDAAKRALPGWSFLTAKERSAKLRSWFELILSHQEELARLMTLEQGKPLHEARGEIQYAASFVEWFAEEGKRIYGDIIPAPQSNQRLLVLKQPVGVVAAITPWNFPAAMITRKAAPALAAGCTLVLKPAPQTPFSALALAKLADQAGIPAGVFNVITGDAVEIGGELTGNPTVRKLTFTGSTNIGRLLMSQCAHDVKKVSLELGGNAPFIVFEDADLDKAVAGALVAKYRNNGQTCVCTNRIYVHDGVYDEFAEKLKQAVSAFQVGNGLDTDITVGPLIDQVAMDKIRSHIEDAVTKGAKVLLGGKPHALGGTFFEPTILTDVPKDALVAREETFGPLAPLFRFSNDDEVVRYANDTEYGLAAYFYTQNMNRIFRVAEALEYGMVGINTGAISNEMAPFGGMKSSGLGREGSRYGIEEYLEIKYLNLNL; via the coding sequence ATGCCCCCTTCAGAACTGCTCAGACAGCAAGCCTACATCAACGGTGTATGGGCAGATGCTATCGATGGCAACACTCAGAACATCTATAACCCGGCTACCGGCGAACTGCTGGGCTGCGTGCCTGTCATGAGGCAGCAGGAAGCCCGTCAGGCCATTGATGCTGCCAAACGCGCCCTGCCCGGTTGGAGCTTCCTCACGGCCAAGGAGCGCTCGGCCAAACTGCGCAGCTGGTTCGAATTGATACTCAGCCATCAGGAAGAACTTGCTCGACTGATGACCCTTGAGCAAGGCAAGCCTCTGCACGAAGCCCGGGGAGAAATCCAATACGCAGCCTCTTTTGTGGAATGGTTCGCCGAAGAAGGCAAACGCATCTACGGCGATATCATTCCAGCCCCTCAGAGTAACCAGCGCCTGCTGGTTCTTAAACAACCGGTGGGCGTAGTAGCAGCGATCACCCCATGGAACTTCCCGGCGGCAATGATCACCCGAAAGGCAGCGCCAGCACTTGCCGCTGGCTGCACCCTGGTGCTAAAACCAGCACCTCAGACGCCTTTTTCCGCATTGGCACTGGCCAAGCTGGCCGACCAGGCCGGCATTCCTGCTGGCGTGTTCAACGTCATCACTGGCGATGCGGTAGAAATCGGCGGCGAGCTGACTGGCAACCCCACGGTGCGCAAACTCACCTTTACCGGCTCAACCAACATCGGCCGCCTGTTGATGAGTCAGTGCGCCCATGACGTCAAAAAGGTATCACTGGAGCTGGGCGGCAATGCGCCCTTCATCGTCTTTGAAGATGCCGACCTGGATAAAGCCGTGGCCGGTGCCTTGGTGGCCAAATACCGCAACAACGGCCAGACCTGCGTATGCACCAATCGCATCTATGTACATGACGGCGTCTATGACGAGTTTGCCGAGAAACTGAAGCAGGCAGTATCCGCTTTCCAGGTCGGTAACGGACTGGACACTGACATCACCGTAGGGCCCCTTATTGATCAGGTCGCCATGGACAAGATTCGCTCACATATCGAGGATGCAGTAACCAAGGGCGCCAAAGTGTTGCTGGGTGGAAAGCCGCATGCACTGGGTGGCACTTTCTTCGAGCCGACCATTCTTACCGATGTCCCGAAGGATGCCTTGGTGGCCAGGGAAGAAACCTTTGGACCGCTGGCCCCGCTGTTCCGCTTCAGCAATGATGACGAGGTCGTTCGATACGCCAATGACACTGAGTACGGCCTCGCTGCCTATTTTTATACGCAGAATATGAACCGCATCTTCCGTGTTGCCGAGGCACTCGAATACGGCATGGTGGGCATCAATACCGGTGCGATATCCAATGAAATGGCTCCCTTCGGAGGGATGAAGTCATCAGGCCTCGGACGTGAAGGGTCCAGGTATGGCATCGAGGAGTACCTGGAAATCAAGTATCTGAATCTCAATCTGTAA
- a CDS encoding PucR family transcriptional regulator: MQLQIIDIVQTSELQTRFLAGAKGSQRLVGWAHVCELAEPTEWLGGDDLLMTTGLGIPAGADKQRIYIEKLAAAGLAGIMIGENMQAPDDLTALKEAADRLDFPVLLTQYGIPFSSVTRAIIDAERNREFERRNAFNRLSTTARMAIQGQSLAQLIARLETDISASLMILDPQQSNTLWHPHAMAMPAELKESLSRQPLDFADNQPAIRRYMLSSGEMFATLIPSARNLVLLVHNKQQKYFDYSLLHHLAAVVSISIEHLYMGLERSLRLGSQLLDDLLSQRLTPYQSSKQISDFQLELESACIAITRPEDRSLITWGVQLQRMQVPVIFRLTGDDITLLAHPDNLPIIQRVVGSALGVSTCIGDYQRLPEALREARLALLHADTPSCWFYSEIIDRAPWLPNNLDEATHTFRRILGPLEEHDKAQGSSLLHSLKVFLEQNRSWVAAARQLHIHKTTLVYRIRKIESLTNRSLDKTEDVAILWLAFKSGELAGLFTSE; encoded by the coding sequence ATGCAGCTACAGATCATCGACATAGTACAGACCTCCGAATTGCAAACCCGCTTTCTTGCGGGAGCAAAAGGCAGCCAGCGTCTGGTTGGCTGGGCACATGTATGCGAACTTGCCGAACCTACAGAGTGGTTGGGCGGAGATGATCTGCTGATGACCACGGGGCTGGGCATTCCAGCCGGAGCTGACAAACAGCGAATCTATATCGAGAAGCTCGCTGCTGCTGGGTTGGCAGGCATCATGATCGGGGAAAACATGCAGGCTCCGGATGACCTAACGGCACTGAAGGAAGCCGCCGACCGGCTTGACTTTCCAGTACTGCTGACGCAATACGGCATCCCCTTCTCCAGCGTTACTCGCGCCATCATTGATGCTGAACGTAACCGAGAGTTCGAGCGGCGCAATGCGTTCAACCGCCTTTCGACAACAGCGCGCATGGCCATTCAGGGGCAAAGCCTGGCACAGCTCATTGCTCGACTGGAAACCGATATCAGTGCCAGTCTGATGATTCTCGACCCGCAACAGAGCAACACGCTTTGGCATCCACACGCCATGGCCATGCCTGCCGAGCTGAAAGAGTCGCTGAGCCGTCAGCCATTGGACTTTGCTGACAACCAGCCGGCAATTCGTCGTTACATGCTGAGCTCCGGCGAAATGTTCGCGACACTCATACCTTCAGCCAGAAACCTGGTGCTGCTCGTCCACAACAAACAACAGAAATATTTCGACTACAGCCTGTTACATCATCTGGCTGCCGTGGTCAGCATTTCAATTGAGCACCTTTACATGGGTCTGGAGCGTTCACTTCGTCTGGGCTCGCAACTACTGGATGACCTGCTCAGTCAGAGGCTCACTCCGTACCAGTCAAGTAAGCAGATCAGTGACTTCCAACTTGAACTGGAAAGCGCATGTATTGCTATCACCCGCCCGGAAGACCGCTCACTAATCACATGGGGAGTGCAGCTACAACGCATGCAGGTACCAGTTATCTTCCGACTGACTGGCGATGACATTACTCTGCTGGCCCACCCCGATAATCTCCCGATCATCCAGCGTGTGGTGGGCTCAGCACTGGGTGTCAGCACCTGCATAGGCGATTACCAGCGTCTGCCCGAAGCATTGCGCGAAGCCCGCTTGGCACTCCTGCATGCCGACACGCCGAGTTGTTGGTTCTATTCGGAAATCATCGATAGAGCGCCATGGCTGCCGAACAACCTCGATGAGGCAACTCATACCTTCAGGCGTATCCTCGGGCCTCTGGAGGAACACGACAAAGCCCAGGGCTCCAGTCTGTTGCATTCATTGAAGGTTTTTCTAGAGCAGAATCGCTCGTGGGTTGCTGCTGCCAGACAATTGCACATACACAAAACCACACTGGTTTACCGCATCCGCAAGATCGAGTCACTCACCAACCGTTCGCTGGACAAGACCGAAGATGTCGCCATTCTCTGGCTGGCCTTCAAGTCTGGTGAACTGGCTGGCCTGTTCACCAGTGAATGA
- a CDS encoding aromatic amino acid transport family protein, protein MSNQQQPISHESGLVARQIRPLETIGIIIGTNIGAGVLSMAFAARKAGYLPLLTFLIITCIFCVITMLYVSETCLRTRGNHQLSGLTRRYLGPIGGWLIFFAVAANSYGALVAYMSGSGNIMTELLGDYGMTRQLGSLLFFIPSALVLYLGLKALGVAEKFISGAMVTIVVLLIGATVLHDNTDMAHLWHSQWKYAIPVFNLAVFVFGAQFLVPELVRGNLETPTKIPRLIITGMVLTLILVAAIPASVIALVGMDNLSEVATLSWGRSLGSWAYYTANCFALLAMLTSYWGLGGCLFTNIFDHFRLGSENHKGKRLLVLVAVGVPPFLLVYSGLGSFVNALYFAGTFGGVLMGIIPILLLRAARRTGDRTPEFVCGWYAHPAIQVFIVVLFASSAVYALASVFGLLPSSW, encoded by the coding sequence ATGTCCAACCAACAACAACCCATAAGCCATGAGTCAGGTCTGGTAGCCCGCCAGATCCGACCCCTGGAAACCATCGGCATCATCATCGGTACCAACATCGGTGCCGGCGTACTCAGCATGGCCTTTGCGGCGCGTAAGGCAGGTTATCTGCCTTTGCTGACATTCCTCATTATCACCTGCATCTTTTGCGTGATAACAATGTTGTACGTTTCCGAAACCTGCCTGCGCACACGCGGCAATCATCAGTTAAGCGGCCTTACTCGCCGCTATCTGGGTCCCATTGGTGGGTGGCTAATCTTCTTTGCAGTCGCAGCCAACAGTTATGGCGCACTGGTGGCCTACATGTCTGGCAGTGGCAACATCATGACCGAGCTGCTCGGTGATTACGGGATGACGCGCCAGCTCGGCAGCCTGCTGTTCTTTATACCCTCCGCACTGGTGCTGTATCTGGGGTTGAAGGCGTTGGGGGTAGCGGAAAAGTTCATCAGCGGAGCCATGGTGACCATTGTCGTTCTGCTCATCGGCGCCACGGTTTTGCATGACAACACGGACATGGCTCACCTGTGGCACTCCCAGTGGAAGTATGCGATACCGGTATTCAATCTGGCGGTGTTCGTTTTTGGTGCACAGTTCCTGGTTCCCGAATTGGTACGCGGCAACCTGGAAACCCCGACCAAAATTCCGCGTCTGATCATCACCGGCATGGTGCTCACGTTGATTCTGGTGGCAGCCATCCCCGCCTCTGTAATCGCGCTGGTCGGCATGGATAACCTATCCGAAGTAGCCACCCTGAGCTGGGGCAGATCACTTGGCAGCTGGGCTTACTACACCGCCAACTGCTTTGCCCTGTTGGCTATGCTTACTTCCTACTGGGGATTGGGTGGCTGTCTGTTTACCAATATCTTCGATCATTTCCGTCTGGGCAGCGAAAATCACAAGGGCAAACGCCTGCTGGTGCTCGTTGCCGTGGGAGTTCCACCTTTCCTGCTGGTATATTCGGGCCTTGGCAGCTTTGTCAACGCGTTGTACTTTGCGGGCACCTTTGGCGGTGTACTGATGGGCATCATTCCGATTCTTTTACTGCGTGCAGCACGCCGCACGGGTGACAGAACACCGGAGTTCGTGTGTGGCTGGTACGCACATCCTGCCATTCAGGTTTTCATCGTGGTCCTGTTCGCTTCAAGCGCCGTTTATGCCCTCGCCTCCGTATTCGGCCTGCTGCCAAGCAGTTGGTAG
- a CDS encoding cupin domain-containing protein, whose protein sequence is MEPIVVRAVNEDSFGAEVPVGAPLGNLLAITRTAGDQPVTASGTHMGVWECSPGQFERMVPQAEYSYFLSGEGCFTPEGSEPVQFCAGDMIYFQADTKGVWNIRQTVRKAYLIIH, encoded by the coding sequence ATGGAACCTATCGTCGTACGTGCCGTAAATGAAGACAGTTTTGGTGCCGAAGTACCGGTCGGCGCCCCCTTAGGCAATCTGCTGGCTATTACCCGCACCGCCGGAGACCAACCGGTGACCGCTTCAGGCACTCACATGGGCGTATGGGAATGTTCTCCTGGCCAGTTTGAGCGAATGGTGCCGCAGGCCGAGTACAGCTACTTCCTCAGCGGTGAGGGCTGCTTCACTCCGGAGGGTAGTGAACCGGTGCAGTTCTGCGCAGGTGACATGATCTATTTCCAGGCCGACACAAAAGGAGTCTGGAATATAAGGCAGACCGTACGTAAGGCTTATCTGATCATTCATTGA
- a CDS encoding NAD(P)/FAD-dependent oxidoreductase produces MKLQTTPALKPSYWRESIDTITPRPALQGTEHADITIIGGGYVGLWTALTIKQHEPDCNVALLEQHLCGDGASGRNGGFVMSWWPKIGTLRSFCSDEQALFLANSAEQAISELGEFCQEHDIDAHFLQKGWLWTATTPAHIDSWRGTLKVCERLGVRPFELVKAEDLKRRTGSDKHLAGVFEASNATVQPAALVQGMRRVALEAGVRIFERSGVTDIEPGAPVLVSTAGGKISTNKVILCNNAWAASIPQLSRLITPVNSSIVTSQPLGQRLDQIGWIDGESITDSQLMVNYYRTTRDGRIAFGKGTGALSYNGKINEVFSEHPQSIEMTRHDFLGTYTSLSEADISHSWSGPVDRTYDSLPAFGHLSGNPDIVYGIGWSGNGVGPGRIGGRILASLALERRDEWSQCALVGRHNRTFPPEPFRYLGGTLVRNAVIRKERAEMQGAAPSKIDLLLASLAPAGLEDKS; encoded by the coding sequence ATGAAACTTCAGACGACTCCAGCACTCAAGCCCAGCTACTGGCGTGAGTCCATCGACACGATCACTCCTCGCCCAGCCCTACAGGGTACCGAACATGCGGACATCACCATCATTGGCGGAGGCTACGTTGGTCTCTGGACTGCCCTGACCATCAAGCAGCATGAGCCGGACTGTAATGTAGCGCTGCTTGAGCAGCACCTATGCGGTGACGGCGCATCAGGACGCAACGGCGGTTTTGTCATGTCCTGGTGGCCCAAAATAGGCACGCTGCGCTCATTCTGCAGCGACGAACAGGCTCTGTTCCTGGCGAATAGCGCGGAGCAGGCCATCAGCGAGCTGGGTGAGTTTTGTCAGGAGCACGACATTGATGCTCATTTCCTACAGAAAGGCTGGCTGTGGACTGCTACTACTCCGGCCCATATCGATTCCTGGCGAGGCACTCTTAAGGTCTGTGAGCGACTCGGAGTGCGCCCCTTTGAGTTGGTCAAAGCTGAGGATCTAAAACGCCGAACCGGTTCCGATAAGCACCTGGCCGGCGTATTTGAGGCTTCCAATGCCACGGTGCAGCCCGCTGCCCTGGTACAGGGTATGCGTCGTGTAGCACTGGAAGCTGGCGTCAGAATCTTCGAACGCTCTGGTGTCACAGATATCGAACCCGGCGCACCGGTGCTAGTCAGCACCGCTGGCGGCAAGATAAGTACAAACAAGGTGATTCTTTGCAACAACGCCTGGGCTGCTTCCATCCCACAACTATCCCGACTGATAACACCGGTCAACAGCTCCATCGTTACCAGCCAACCGCTTGGGCAACGCCTGGACCAGATCGGTTGGATCGACGGCGAGTCAATTACCGATTCGCAGCTGATGGTGAACTACTACCGCACCACCCGCGATGGTCGCATCGCCTTCGGCAAAGGCACGGGCGCTCTGTCCTACAACGGCAAAATCAATGAAGTCTTCAGCGAGCATCCGCAAAGTATCGAGATGACCCGCCATGACTTTCTCGGCACTTATACCTCACTGTCCGAAGCGGACATCAGCCACAGCTGGTCCGGCCCGGTTGACCGCACCTATGACAGCTTGCCGGCTTTCGGTCACCTGTCTGGCAATCCGGATATCGTTTACGGCATTGGCTGGAGTGGTAATGGCGTAGGCCCAGGCCGCATCGGCGGTCGCATTCTTGCGAGCTTGGCACTGGAGCGCAGAGATGAATGGTCCCAGTGCGCTTTGGTTGGACGCCACAATCGGACCTTTCCACCCGAACCATTCCGCTATCTAGGTGGAACGCTGGTGCGTAACGCCGTCATCCGTAAAGAGCGCGCAGAAATGCAGGGTGCAGCACCGTCAAAAATCGATTTATTACTGGCGAGCCTGGCGCCCGCCGGCTTGGAAGACAAATCCTGA
- the rloA3 gene encoding retropepsin-like aspartic peptidase RloA3, which yields MQLSSKVLSIAALLGASMLSGTAFAEAVVNGNPPDEVTQAGDVADKVVVGWVEKGLILPEQTAVKIKIDSGALISSMHAVNLEEFTRKDKKWVRYDVTVKDVDTDERVTMNFEQPLYRKMTVRGAGGEDHRPVVKMRMCIGNRVFEEQFSLRDRSDMNYPVLLGRQTINHIGLIDVDSTFILPLDCPESAQGNSAATGRG from the coding sequence ATGCAGTTATCTAGTAAGGTTCTTTCCATCGCTGCGCTGTTGGGCGCTTCCATGCTATCCGGTACGGCATTTGCCGAGGCGGTTGTAAATGGCAATCCGCCCGATGAGGTTACTCAGGCAGGCGATGTAGCCGACAAGGTCGTGGTTGGATGGGTTGAAAAGGGTCTGATCCTGCCTGAACAGACCGCGGTGAAAATCAAGATAGATTCCGGTGCGCTTATTTCGTCCATGCACGCGGTCAATCTGGAAGAGTTTACCCGCAAGGACAAAAAATGGGTCCGCTACGACGTCACGGTGAAAGATGTAGATACCGACGAGCGAGTGACCATGAATTTCGAACAACCGCTCTATCGGAAAATGACGGTGAGGGGTGCGGGGGGTGAGGATCACCGACCGGTGGTGAAGATGCGCATGTGCATCGGCAACCGCGTTTTCGAAGAACAGTTTTCCCTGCGCGACCGTAGCGATATGAATTATCCGGTGCTACTCGGCCGCCAGACCATCAATCATATCGGTCTGATTGATGTGGACAGCACCTTCATTCTGCCCCTCGATTGCCCGGAGAGCGCCCAGGGGAACAGCGCAGCCACCGGCAGAGGATAA
- a CDS encoding PqiC family protein: MMTLRRYLPISLLCMASLLAMSACSSTPRQYHTLIPTQPAATTPVKKADFQLQLMPVRIPVQVDQPSLVIRESDGRLTILENALWASPPADEFHDALAFELENRLGVRDLAGLPGTAEQPVLTVRTDVRRFDSLPGSHVAVDVVWNIELSNTLDNKKRGLTCASVIHEPANHELANLVLAHQRSISKLADAIANTAQKWKANPTRGCP; this comes from the coding sequence ATGATGACTCTGCGCCGCTATCTACCTATTTCTCTTCTCTGCATGGCCAGCCTGCTGGCAATGAGCGCCTGCAGCTCCACGCCCAGGCAGTATCACACGCTCATCCCGACACAACCGGCAGCGACCACTCCTGTAAAGAAGGCTGACTTTCAGCTCCAGCTCATGCCCGTGCGCATACCGGTACAGGTCGACCAGCCCAGCCTGGTGATCCGCGAAAGCGACGGCCGGCTGACCATCTTGGAGAACGCACTCTGGGCATCGCCCCCGGCTGACGAGTTCCATGACGCCCTGGCCTTCGAGCTGGAAAACCGCCTCGGCGTCCGCGATCTGGCGGGACTTCCAGGCACAGCCGAGCAGCCGGTACTGACCGTTCGTACCGATGTACGCCGATTCGACTCGCTGCCAGGCAGCCATGTCGCGGTGGATGTGGTGTGGAATATTGAACTCAGCAATACGCTGGACAATAAAAAACGCGGCCTGACCTGCGCCAGCGTGATCCATGAGCCCGCAAACCATGAACTAGCCAATCTGGTATTGGCCCACCAGCGCTCGATCAGCAAGCTAGCGGATGCCATTGCAAACACGGCGCAAAAATGGAAAGCAAACCCCACCCGAGGTTGCCCGTAA
- a CDS encoding PqiB family protein produces the protein MSDNPYNPNASPAAAGSPEIKQRRVRISLIWLVPIVAALVGVSMMVQSWLSAGPQITVSFLTAEGLEANKTQVKYKNVVIGRVTGITLTEDRTRVVATIELDQNTDAFTREDAQFWVVRPRIGAGGVSGVDTLLSGSFIGADPGDATESRHAFTGLEAPPPVTFGVEGKRFTLRTSDLGSLDIGSPIYYRRIPVGQVVSYALSEDGKGVAVQIFVNAPYDDFITADTRFWNASGVDVSLAADGFKVNTQSLSSILAGGIAFRAPNYSPDTEPATEDREFVLFNDMGQAMAPDDGPARFVQMRFDQTLRGLNVDAPVEFLGVPIGRVVSVKLDYDASSKSFPVLVGAVIYPNRLGAAHDKLLALIEGNDEERSAHLIRVFVEQGLRAQARTGNLLTGQLYISLDFDRRAADVVFDPHARPLVIPTIPGSFDKLQEQLQAVVDKLSKLPIESMASNLDGSLSELRKTLEQVNSGVLPQLQSTLERSEQTLQNANQALADGSPQRQQVGDTLEEVQRAVRSVRVLTDYLGRHPESLIRGRVNAESPASFKGGATSRELNMEPQ, from the coding sequence ATGTCAGATAACCCGTATAACCCCAACGCCTCCCCTGCCGCTGCCGGCAGCCCGGAAATCAAGCAGCGCCGCGTGCGTATTTCGCTTATCTGGCTGGTCCCCATCGTTGCGGCATTGGTGGGGGTGTCCATGATGGTACAGAGCTGGCTGTCTGCCGGCCCGCAGATCACTGTGAGTTTTTTGACGGCGGAAGGCCTGGAAGCCAACAAGACACAGGTCAAATACAAGAACGTGGTCATCGGCAGGGTCACCGGCATCACCTTGACTGAAGACCGAACCCGGGTCGTTGCCACCATCGAGCTGGATCAGAATACCGACGCATTTACCCGGGAAGATGCCCAGTTCTGGGTGGTTCGCCCACGCATTGGTGCCGGTGGCGTATCCGGTGTCGACACCCTGTTGTCCGGCTCCTTCATTGGCGCTGACCCCGGCGATGCCACAGAAAGCCGCCACGCGTTCACCGGCCTCGAGGCGCCCCCGCCAGTGACCTTTGGCGTGGAAGGCAAGCGCTTCACGCTGCGCACCAGCGATCTCGGCTCGCTGGATATTGGTTCACCCATCTACTACCGCCGTATTCCGGTAGGTCAAGTTGTTTCCTATGCCCTGAGCGAAGACGGCAAGGGCGTTGCTGTACAGATATTCGTTAATGCGCCCTATGACGACTTCATTACGGCAGACACCCGTTTCTGGAATGCCAGCGGCGTGGATGTATCCCTTGCCGCCGACGGCTTCAAGGTCAATACCCAGTCGCTGTCGTCGATTCTTGCCGGCGGGATTGCCTTCCGTGCCCCCAATTACAGCCCTGATACCGAACCCGCGACCGAGGATCGTGAGTTTGTGTTATTCAATGATATGGGCCAGGCGATGGCGCCCGACGACGGGCCAGCGCGCTTCGTACAAATGCGTTTCGATCAGACTCTGCGTGGCCTGAATGTCGATGCACCGGTGGAGTTTCTGGGTGTGCCGATCGGCCGGGTGGTGTCGGTCAAGCTCGACTATGACGCCAGCAGCAAGAGCTTCCCGGTGCTGGTAGGTGCCGTTATCTATCCCAATCGCCTCGGTGCGGCACATGACAAACTGCTGGCTCTGATTGAAGGTAATGACGAAGAACGGAGTGCACACCTGATCCGGGTGTTTGTCGAGCAAGGCCTGCGCGCCCAGGCACGCACCGGCAACCTGTTGACCGGCCAGCTCTACATTTCACTGGACTTTGATCGCCGCGCGGCCGACGTGGTGTTCGACCCGCACGCCCGACCTTTGGTAATCCCCACCATACCCGGTAGTTTCGACAAGTTGCAGGAACAACTGCAAGCCGTGGTGGACAAGCTCAGCAAATTGCCGATCGAGTCGATGGCGAGCAATCTGGATGGCAGCCTGAGCGAGTTGCGCAAAACGCTCGAGCAGGTCAACAGCGGCGTGCTGCCTCAACTGCAAAGCACCCTGGAACGCTCGGAACAGACGCTGCAGAATGCCAATCAGGCATTGGCTGACGGTTCACCCCAGCGCCAGCAAGTAGGCGACACGCTCGAGGAAGTACAGCGCGCAGTGCGCTCAGTCCGCGTCCTCACCGACTACCTGGGCCGCCATCCCGAGTCCCTTATCCGCGGGCGCGTCAATGCCGAGTCGCCAGCCAGCTTCAAGGGCGGTGCCACCTCCCGTGAACTCAATATGGAGCCCCAATGA
- a CDS encoding paraquat-inducible protein A: protein MISQPPYAAELGLQLCHDCGNACQLTDRECPRCWSVLHARKPNSIGRTWAFLIGALILYIPANLLPVMYTDMLGNGSESTILSGVIEFWRGGSWDIALLIFIASVVVPCIKFFVLGLLLVTAQRRSRWAMPERARLYRFIEVIGYWSMLDVLVVALVAALVQFRALSTIEPRLGILFFGLVVVLTMMASMSFDPRLIWDAEKNDVR from the coding sequence ATGATCAGCCAACCTCCCTATGCCGCGGAGCTGGGACTGCAGCTGTGTCATGACTGCGGCAATGCTTGCCAACTTACTGATCGCGAATGCCCCCGCTGCTGGTCTGTATTACACGCCCGCAAGCCGAACAGCATTGGCCGCACCTGGGCGTTTCTGATTGGCGCGCTGATCCTTTATATACCGGCCAATCTGCTGCCGGTGATGTATACCGACATGCTTGGCAACGGCAGCGAAAGCACCATCCTCAGCGGCGTCATCGAGTTCTGGAGGGGCGGTTCCTGGGATATCGCCCTACTGATCTTCATCGCCAGTGTGGTGGTGCCCTGTATCAAGTTTTTTGTGCTCGGACTGCTATTGGTTACCGCCCAGCGTCGTAGCCGTTGGGCCATGCCCGAGCGGGCACGGCTCTACCGTTTTATTGAAGTTATCGGCTACTGGTCGATGCTCGATGTGCTGGTGGTTGCCCTGGTGGCAGCGCTGGTGCAATTCCGTGCCCTAAGCACCATAGAACCGCGTCTGGGCATTCTGTTCTTCGGCCTGGTCGTCGTACTGACGATGATGGCCTCAATGAGCTTCGATCCGCGATTGATTTGGGATGCAGAGAAAAACGATGTCAGATAA
- a CDS encoding paraquat-inducible protein A — MSGPETRQVQLVICEHCDSAYQRPALARKQTAHCRRCGALLERGRRLSTDQLLALTVAAAILFVFANTFPIMGISMQGLSNEATLWATVEALAQGRITLIALVTGLSIIFAPALQIILLAWVLVYARSGRMAPGFRICMRTLEHLRPWSMLEVCLLGILVAIIKLAGMLEVHPGIGLWAMSMLTVLIILIGGRDVRELWNELEITP, encoded by the coding sequence ATGTCGGGGCCTGAAACACGCCAAGTCCAGCTGGTCATTTGCGAACATTGCGATTCGGCATACCAGCGCCCTGCCCTGGCCCGCAAACAAACTGCCCACTGTCGGCGTTGCGGCGCACTGCTGGAGCGGGGCCGCCGCCTGAGCACCGACCAACTGCTGGCCTTGACCGTTGCGGCGGCCATTCTGTTTGTGTTTGCCAATACCTTTCCCATCATGGGCATCAGCATGCAGGGATTGAGCAACGAGGCCACGCTATGGGCAACCGTCGAAGCCCTGGCACAGGGGCGAATTACTTTGATTGCTCTGGTCACCGGCCTGAGCATTATCTTCGCGCCAGCCCTGCAGATCATTCTGCTCGCCTGGGTGCTTGTCTATGCCCGCAGTGGGCGAATGGCACCGGGGTTTCGCATCTGCATGCGCACGCTTGAGCATTTGCGTCCCTGGAGCATGCTGGAGGTCTGCTTGCTCGGTATTCTGGTAGCCATCATCAAACTGGCTGGCATGCTGGAAGTGCATCCCGGGATCGGTCTGTGGGCGATGTCCATGCTGACGGTACTGATCATATTGATTGGCGGCCGTGATGTCCGTGAGCTGTGGAACGAACTGGAAATCACTCCATGA